The following nucleotide sequence is from Flavimarina sp. Hel_I_48.
TAAGTGTTAACGGTCAGGATGAGGTTATCGAGATGAGCCGCATGGGTAAAATGATTGCCAAGCATATGGTGCATTCGGTACAGACATCAGCCCACGTGCAATCGTTTATTGAGGTAGATGTTACCAATATCTGGAACTGGCGCAATAAGGTGAAAAATGATTTTATGAAGCGTGAGGGTGAAAAACTCACCTTTACGCCCATTTTTATGCAGGCGGTTGCAAAAACGATCAGGGAATTTCCCATGATCAACATTTCCATGGACGGGGACAAGGTGATCAAGAAAAAGGATATTAACCTGGGTATGGCAGCAGCTTTGCCTACAGGTAACCTTATCGTTCCGGTCATTAAAAAGGCAGATCAGTTGAACCTGATGGGTATGGCAAAGGCGGTAAACGACCTTGCCGACCGTGCCCGTAACGGCAAGTTAAAACCAGACGATACTCAGGGCGGTACCTATACGGTGACCAATGTGGGAACCTTTGGCAGTGTGATGGGCACGCCCATTATCAACCAGCCTCAGGTGGCGATTTTAGCGCTTGGCGCGATTAGAAAAGTCCCTGCCGTCATAGAAACTCCGGAAGGGGATTTTATAGGGATACGTCATAAAATGTTCCTCTCGCATTCTTACGATCACCGCGTAGTAAACGGTGCGCTCGGCGGACAGTTTGTGCAGCGCGTGGCGCAGCACCTTGAAGCCTGGGATGTAAACGAGAAGATTTAGAAACATTGAATTTGATATTTTTAAAAAAGCCAGGATTTTTCAATTCTGGCTTTTTTTGTTTGTATTTTCAGTGAGTAAAAGGTTATTTTTAAGATATCTATCTTAAAGATAATAGGGATTATACCTAATTCTCTATTCCAAATGCAGCAATAACGCAAAACCAACGCACACTATGAAAAATAAATACACATTAAAAAACAACTTGAAAATCCATGTTTTGGGTCTAAAAATGACCGGAATTTTACTTTTTTTGACCATTTTAAGCCCAATTTTTGGTCAAAATTCGATGGCAGTTCCGCCTGCACTTGACGCGATAAAAACGGCAGAACTAAAATCGGACTTATTTACTTTGGCCAGTGATTCCATGCGCGGCCGTAGGGCGGGTACGCTTGACGAACTCAACGCTGCGACCTGGGTTGCCCAGCGTGCGCAGGAAGCTGGTCTTGAACCGGCCGGGGATAATGGCACTTATTTTCAGTTTTTTAACCTGAAACGCCAGGTGGTTGATGCATCGAGTACGGTAAAAATCAATGGTGATTCTTTGGCCCTATGGCAAGATGCCTGGATTACCGCTCCCGCGAAAGGAAATATAGAAGATTCAGTAACCTGGCTAGAAAATCTTCAGGATACGACAGTTTCCTATAAAGATAAAGTAATTGCCACCCCATTGATGCCGCCAACGCCCTTGCCTGCGGAAGGAATGAGCTTATGGGTGTACCGCTACGCGCTTTCCGCCATCAGGCAACAGGCCGGTCAATTGATCAAGCAGGGCGCAAAAGCAGTCATTCTGGTTGCAGATAGTACCGCACAGTCTAAAATTGGTTTTTTTGGCCACGGGATGGAAGAAGGTACCTACGCAATTGCATCCACCCCGCTACGAAGCGTTAATGAGCCTCCCGTACTTTTAGTAAGTCCGCAATGGGCAGAGGCACTTCAGAAGAAAGATGCTACAATTTTGATTGATTTGAATGTAAACCAGTTTGATTATCCCTCTGCAAATGTTGTTGCCAAAGCAGTAGGTAGCGATGCTCAGCTAAAGAAGGAATATGTACTTTTTAGCGGTCATCACGATCATGATGGGGTAGGGGAATCCGTTAAAGGCGATTCTATCTGGAACGGCGCTGATGATAATGCGAGCGTAAGTGTGGCCCTGCTGGCCATTGGCCGGGCATGGACGCAAAAACCGGGGAAGCGTAGCGCCCTTTTTGTCTGGCATGGCGCCGAAGAACGTGGTCTTTTTGGTTCGCGTTATTTTGCTGAAAATCCCACCGTTCCCAAAGAAAACATCGCCGCCGTGCTCAACGGTGATATGATAGGCCGCAATGCGGAAGGTGAAGCGGCCTTGCTGGGAGCGATTGCGCCACATCGCAATTCGCAGGAACTGGTAGCTATGGCGATGAAAGCGAACGCTGCACTCACTAAATTTAAGGTAGATACGTCGTGGGATGCCGAGGCACACCCAGAACATTGGTATTTCC
It contains:
- a CDS encoding dihydrolipoamide acetyltransferase family protein, giving the protein MAKFELKLPKMGESVAEATLTAWLKEVGDTIEMDEPVVEIATDKVDSEVPSEVEGKLIEKFYEVDDVIAVGATIAIIETGGDGEESEPSEEKTSAQDKEENDKTSVESLGGDPVPEALKDVEKTVEKATETASAGAITNDGERFYSPLVKNIAQQEHISQDELDQVEGTGKEGRVTKDDILAYVENRGSKKQKTTEKSSNSVSGGQKAVAIADQQTASAPVSVNGQDEVIEMSRMGKMIAKHMVHSVQTSAHVQSFIEVDVTNIWNWRNKVKNDFMKREGEKLTFTPIFMQAVAKTIREFPMINISMDGDKVIKKKDINLGMAAALPTGNLIVPVIKKADQLNLMGMAKAVNDLADRARNGKLKPDDTQGGTYTVTNVGTFGSVMGTPIINQPQVAILALGAIRKVPAVIETPEGDFIGIRHKMFLSHSYDHRVVNGALGGQFVQRVAQHLEAWDVNEKI
- a CDS encoding M28 family peptidase, with product MKNKYTLKNNLKIHVLGLKMTGILLFLTILSPIFGQNSMAVPPALDAIKTAELKSDLFTLASDSMRGRRAGTLDELNAATWVAQRAQEAGLEPAGDNGTYFQFFNLKRQVVDASSTVKINGDSLALWQDAWITAPAKGNIEDSVTWLENLQDTTVSYKDKVIATPLMPPTPLPAEGMSLWVYRYALSAIRQQAGQLIKQGAKAVILVADSTAQSKIGFFGHGMEEGTYAIASTPLRSVNEPPVLLVSPQWAEALQKKDATILIDLNVNQFDYPSANVVAKAVGSDAQLKKEYVLFSGHHDHDGVGESVKGDSIWNGADDNASVSVALLAIGRAWTQKPGKRSALFVWHGAEERGLFGSRYFAENPTVPKENIAAVLNGDMIGRNAEGEAALLGAIAPHRNSQELVAMAMKANAALTKFKVDTSWDAEAHPEHWYFRSDHLPYAQTNIPAIFFTTLLHPDYHTPRDEPETINMDKLTKMTQWIYATGWEISETGKKPTLIAE